One genomic region from Anopheles bellator chromosome 2, idAnoBellAS_SP24_06.2, whole genome shotgun sequence encodes:
- the LOC131211606 gene encoding proton-coupled amino acid transporter-like protein CG1139 isoform X1: MEDFTPLLNLQGPRKMRNEREPLLGQSVDGMSSGMDEPQHPLVRPDLRSSPENTIVDTTNDTDSLMAKEDQTNGSLAEGYDPSMHRTLEHPTTNLDTMIHLLKGNVGTGILAMPDAFKNAGLYVGLFGTLLMGAVCTHCMHILVKCSHELCRRLQVPSLSFDEVCHRAFESGPVGLRRYSKLAKNLINTFLVITQLGFCCVYFVFVAANLREVVAHYFFDLNTRIYLLLLLIPMVLMNLVRNLKYITPISLIATVLTVAGLTCTFYYVLQDLPNTHTVKPTASWAQLPLYFGTAIYAFEGIGMVLPLENNMVTPQDFGGWTGVLNTGMVIVACLYTGVGFFGYLKYGDAVKGSITLNLPGDQLLAQLVRIMMALAIFFSYPLQFYVPMSVITPHIRRHLHTVQSRQIGEYLTRVTLVLFTFMLAAMVPNLGAVISLVGAVSSSTLALIFPPIIEIVTFWPNGLGRHYWVLWKDLTIMVFGILGFVFGTYTSIAQILNPSLN, from the exons GGTCCAcggaaaatgagaaatgaaCGGGAACCTCTACTCGGACAGTCGGTCGACGGGATGAGCTCAGGCATGGACGAACCGCAGCATCCGCTGGTCCGGCCCGATCTTCGCAGTTCGCCAGAAAATACCATAGTGGACACGACCAACGACACGGACAGTCTAATGGCGAAGGAGGATCAAACCAACGGCTCATTGGCGGAAGGGTACGATCCGTCGATGCACCGCACCCTCGAACACCCGACCACCAACCTGGATACCATGATCCATCTGTTAAAGGGTAACGTTGGCACCGGCATCCTCGCAATGCcggacgcattcaaaaacGCTGGCCTCTACGTCGGCCTTTTCGGAACGCTCCTGATGGGTGCGGTCTGCACACACTGCATGCACATACTAGTCAAATGTTCGCACGAACTGTGCCGCCGGCTACAGGTTCCATCGCTCAGCTTCGACGAAGTGTGTCACCGGGCGTTCGAATCCGGCCCAGTCGGGTTGCGGCGCTATTCGAAGCTGGCCAAGAATCTGATCAATACGTTCCTGGTGATCACGCAGCTCGGTTTCTGCTGCGTATACTTTGTTTTCGTGGCGGCCAATTTGCGCGAAGTTGTGGCGCACTACTTTTTCGATCTTAACACACGCATCTACCTGCTATTGCTGCTCATACCGATGGTCCTGATGAACTTGGTGCGAAATCTGAAGTACATTACACCGATTTCGCTCATTGCCACCGTTCTCACGGTAGCCG GTCTTACGTGTACTTTCTATTACGTGCTGCAGGACCTTCCGAATACGCACACCGTGAAACCGACGGCTTCGTGGGCACAGCTGCCTCTCTACTTCGGTACGGCTATTTACGCGTTTGAAGGCATCGGAATGGTGTTACCACTAGAGAACAACATGGTCACACCGCAGGATTTCGGTGGATGGACAGGCGTGCTAAATACCGGAATGGTCATCGTTGCCTGCCTCTACACGGGAGTCGGTTTCTTCGGTTACCTAAAGTACGGCGATGCAGTCAAGGGAAGTATTACCTTGAATCTTCCCGGCGATCAACT CCTTGCCCAACTGGTTCGCATTATGATGGCGCTGGCAATCTTTTTCTCGTATCCGCTCCAGTTCTACGTCCCGATGTCCGTTATTACCCCGCACATAAGGCGCCATCTACACACGGTGCAGTCGCGACAGATCGGTGAATATCTTACGCGCGTTACACTCGTTCTCTTTACGTTCATGTTGGCCGCTATGGTGCCGAACCTCGGTGCGGTCATTTCACTTGTCGGTGCCGTCAGCAGCTCAACGCTCGCACTCATCTTTCCGCCAATCATCGAAATCGTTACCTTCTGGCCGAACGGGTTGGGACGGCACTACTGGGTCCTGTGGAAAGACCTTACGATAATGGTGTTCGGGATACTGGGATTCGTCTTTGGTACCTACACGAGTATTGCGCAAATTTTGAATCCCAGTTTGAACTGA
- the LOC131211606 gene encoding proton-coupled amino acid transporter-like protein CG1139 isoform X2: protein MRNEREPLLGQSVDGMSSGMDEPQHPLVRPDLRSSPENTIVDTTNDTDSLMAKEDQTNGSLAEGYDPSMHRTLEHPTTNLDTMIHLLKGNVGTGILAMPDAFKNAGLYVGLFGTLLMGAVCTHCMHILVKCSHELCRRLQVPSLSFDEVCHRAFESGPVGLRRYSKLAKNLINTFLVITQLGFCCVYFVFVAANLREVVAHYFFDLNTRIYLLLLLIPMVLMNLVRNLKYITPISLIATVLTVAGLTCTFYYVLQDLPNTHTVKPTASWAQLPLYFGTAIYAFEGIGMVLPLENNMVTPQDFGGWTGVLNTGMVIVACLYTGVGFFGYLKYGDAVKGSITLNLPGDQLLAQLVRIMMALAIFFSYPLQFYVPMSVITPHIRRHLHTVQSRQIGEYLTRVTLVLFTFMLAAMVPNLGAVISLVGAVSSSTLALIFPPIIEIVTFWPNGLGRHYWVLWKDLTIMVFGILGFVFGTYTSIAQILNPSLN, encoded by the exons atgagaaatgaaCGGGAACCTCTACTCGGACAGTCGGTCGACGGGATGAGCTCAGGCATGGACGAACCGCAGCATCCGCTGGTCCGGCCCGATCTTCGCAGTTCGCCAGAAAATACCATAGTGGACACGACCAACGACACGGACAGTCTAATGGCGAAGGAGGATCAAACCAACGGCTCATTGGCGGAAGGGTACGATCCGTCGATGCACCGCACCCTCGAACACCCGACCACCAACCTGGATACCATGATCCATCTGTTAAAGGGTAACGTTGGCACCGGCATCCTCGCAATGCcggacgcattcaaaaacGCTGGCCTCTACGTCGGCCTTTTCGGAACGCTCCTGATGGGTGCGGTCTGCACACACTGCATGCACATACTAGTCAAATGTTCGCACGAACTGTGCCGCCGGCTACAGGTTCCATCGCTCAGCTTCGACGAAGTGTGTCACCGGGCGTTCGAATCCGGCCCAGTCGGGTTGCGGCGCTATTCGAAGCTGGCCAAGAATCTGATCAATACGTTCCTGGTGATCACGCAGCTCGGTTTCTGCTGCGTATACTTTGTTTTCGTGGCGGCCAATTTGCGCGAAGTTGTGGCGCACTACTTTTTCGATCTTAACACACGCATCTACCTGCTATTGCTGCTCATACCGATGGTCCTGATGAACTTGGTGCGAAATCTGAAGTACATTACACCGATTTCGCTCATTGCCACCGTTCTCACGGTAGCCG GTCTTACGTGTACTTTCTATTACGTGCTGCAGGACCTTCCGAATACGCACACCGTGAAACCGACGGCTTCGTGGGCACAGCTGCCTCTCTACTTCGGTACGGCTATTTACGCGTTTGAAGGCATCGGAATGGTGTTACCACTAGAGAACAACATGGTCACACCGCAGGATTTCGGTGGATGGACAGGCGTGCTAAATACCGGAATGGTCATCGTTGCCTGCCTCTACACGGGAGTCGGTTTCTTCGGTTACCTAAAGTACGGCGATGCAGTCAAGGGAAGTATTACCTTGAATCTTCCCGGCGATCAACT CCTTGCCCAACTGGTTCGCATTATGATGGCGCTGGCAATCTTTTTCTCGTATCCGCTCCAGTTCTACGTCCCGATGTCCGTTATTACCCCGCACATAAGGCGCCATCTACACACGGTGCAGTCGCGACAGATCGGTGAATATCTTACGCGCGTTACACTCGTTCTCTTTACGTTCATGTTGGCCGCTATGGTGCCGAACCTCGGTGCGGTCATTTCACTTGTCGGTGCCGTCAGCAGCTCAACGCTCGCACTCATCTTTCCGCCAATCATCGAAATCGTTACCTTCTGGCCGAACGGGTTGGGACGGCACTACTGGGTCCTGTGGAAAGACCTTACGATAATGGTGTTCGGGATACTGGGATTCGTCTTTGGTACCTACACGAGTATTGCGCAAATTTTGAATCCCAGTTTGAACTGA
- the LOC131211607 gene encoding protein fuzzy homolog codes for MSIHLMCLTSDGGVPIYSKKRGDCETLPFSTIASLNGVHMFCKSKGIDLPITYLEESTVMWKEYEGTIVMIGISRDITEKTLRHLLDYSYQAMVFCVGIQSIKKIKNIDRFKRELKHYYPLVDQLLEVVDSDLFRYVDCVLCTESAGMLAKLNEFSVQIGSPFCALLVRQRIACGTEGWWDLDVVDRKLLMLLLNASATIQQDVPVYLPKKSPNIAYRFISIPLTQGVSICALCGAEPPYDVLQGISQQFWMSELDMLIAAEQNNVKHFPSSIELDPHILGFLLLHREHAKYVMSRGVQPLSNTSTGSKQQRTAGQSSGGNDRLDILRAFFHQSVDVMEDILREVINLEQYWCTEYHQCHALIEGSSVLCVLYTSAIPTHLMKIVTQKTLNTLISDKDVCW; via the exons ATGTCTATCCATCTTATGTGTCTCACATCGGATGGGGGTGTGCCCATATATTCGAAGAAAAGAGGAGATTGCGAGACC TTACCGTTTTCGACGATTGCCTCATTGAACGGTGTGCACATGTTCTGCAAATCGAAAGGCATCGATCTCCCAATCACCTACCTTGAAGAGAGCACAGTCATGTGGAAAGAGTACGAAGGTACGATCGTCATGATCGGGATTTCGCGCGACATCACCGAGAAAACGCTGCGCCACCTGCTAGATTACTCCTACCAGGCGATGGTGTTCTGCGTGGGCATTCAGTcgataaagaaaattaaaaacatagACCGCTTCAAGCGAGAATTGAAGCATTACTACCCGCTCGTGGATCAGCTGCTGGAGGTAGTTGACAGCGATCTTTTCCGCTACGTCGATTGTGTTCTTTGTACCGAGAGCGCGGGCATGCTGGCGAAACTCAACGAATTCAGTGTGCAGATCGGTTCCCCGTTCTGCGCATTGCTCGTACGCCAACGAATCGCCTGCGGTACCGAGGGCTGGTGGGATTTGGACGTAGTCGATCGGAAGCTGCTAATGTTGTTACTCAACGCCTCCGCCACCATTCAGCAAGATGTGCCCgtttatttgccaaaaaagtCGCCCAACATCGCGTACCGCTTCATTAGCATTCCGCTTACGCAGGGGGTTAGCATTTGTGCATTGTGCGGCGCTGAACCTCCGTACGATGTCCTACAAGGGATTAGCCAGCAGTTTTGGATGAGCGAACTCGACATGCTAATCGCGGCCGAACAGAACAACGTGAAACATTTCCCGTCGTCGATCGAGCTTGATCCGCACATTCTTGGCTTTCTGTTGCTCCATCGGGAGCATGCCAAGTACGTTATGTCGCGAGGGGTTCAGCCACTCAGCAACACCAGTACCGGAAGTAAACAGCAACGCACTGCCGGTCAGTCTAGTGGAGGAAACGACCGATTGGACATCCTGCGAGCGTTCTTCCACCAGTCGGTCGACGTCATGGAGGACATACTGCGCGAGGTGATTAATCTGGAGCAGTACTGGTGTACGGAGTATCACCAATGCCACGCACTGATAGAGGGAAGCAGCGTCCTGTGCGTGCTCTACACGTCGGCCATCCCAACGCACCTCATGAA GATagtaacacaaaaaacactgAACACGTTGATATCAGATAAGGATGTATGCTGGTAA